One Lactobacillus sp. CBA3606 DNA segment encodes these proteins:
- a CDS encoding thioredoxin domain-containing protein, with protein MTKYKFNYDQATTLTYGNRQAPQQLTVILNLGCVDTQNWWLPNQAALFEAVDQGRLVLHLKFWNKVNPALMNGNIANGYVDYQHPTAALAFIQAVFQQQAALRALTTTAVPAYLQTTFQVQPYPEATAVQQQIDREILDNGITSVPTLIMSGQAYFDEQLRPIEQLL; from the coding sequence ATGACTAAATATAAATTCAATTATGACCAAGCGACGACATTAACTTACGGTAATCGACAGGCACCGCAGCAGTTAACGGTAATCCTAAATTTGGGCTGTGTCGATACGCAGAACTGGTGGTTACCGAATCAAGCAGCGTTGTTTGAAGCTGTTGATCAGGGCCGATTAGTCTTGCATTTAAAGTTCTGGAATAAAGTTAATCCGGCATTGATGAATGGCAATATTGCGAATGGGTATGTTGACTATCAACACCCAACGGCGGCATTGGCCTTTATCCAGGCGGTCTTTCAACAGCAAGCAGCGTTACGAGCGTTGACGACTACGGCGGTACCTGCCTATTTACAGACAACTTTTCAGGTACAACCGTATCCTGAAGCAACGGCAGTGCAGCAACAAATTGACCGAGAAATTTTGGATAATGGTATTACGAGTGTGCCAACATTGATTATGTCAGGGCAAGCTTATTTTGATGAACAATTACGGCCGATTGAACAACTGCTTTAA
- a CDS encoding DUF6883 domain-containing protein produces the protein MRQYNREKIKLPYSHAKNNMELLPRYQAAIIPVPMLRDYALNPEHPVGKNKAIVFNSSWGYTQNNYKDLIN, from the coding sequence ATGCGACAATACAATCGTGAAAAAATTAAGCTACCATACAGCCATGCCAAAAACAATATGGAACTATTGCCACGTTATCAAGCTGCGATCATCCCTGTGCCTATGTTACGAGATTATGCATTAAATCCTGAACATCCAGTTGGAAAGAATAAAGCAATAGTTTTTAACTCATCCTGGGGTTATACTCAAAACAACTATAAGGATTTAATAAATTAG
- a CDS encoding M1 family metallopeptidase yields MKELTHFYQMFQPEHYDIYLDINRETKQITGQTVITGEAKTKAIAIHQKDLTVNTVQADGQAVPFAIDAKADAIRVDLEKAGQTTLTIDYTAPLTDTMMGIYPSYYELNGQKQQIIGTQFETNSARQAFPCIDEPEAKATFDLAIKYDEQPGETTISNMPEIKVVDGVHYFDTTLRMSTYLVAFAFGDLQRKLTTTKSGVKVGVFGTKAHKANELDFALDIAKRSIEFYEDFYQKPYPLPHSWQLALPDFSAGAMENWGLVTYREAYLLLDPDNTALDMKQRVATVIAHELAHQWFGDLVTMKWWDDLWLNESFANMMEYVAIDAIEPDWHIWETFQASDAPAALQRDATDGVQSVHVQVENPAEIDSLFDAAIVYAKGARMLVMARALVGDDALRAGLKQYFEAHQYGNATGADLWAALGQASGIDVGAIMTSWLEQPGYPVVTAAVVEGQLTLSQTQFFIGDGQDANRQWQIPLNSNYAAAPQIMDASHLVLGDYAKLRAENGQPFRLNVGNNSHFIVKYDQTLLTDILKQANSWDAISQLQVLQDLRLLAEGRQISYASMVPLLAQFANSTSTLVNVALYRVANDLKKFVKPASTEAQQLQHLFDQLSVKQVDRLGWQAAAQESDDDQLTRPVVLNASLYAENAGTILAAHELFEANQGKLETLPAAVRVLVLRNEVKKFGSLALFNQLLATYRQTSDASFKADICAALTATTDASLIAKLITAFEDADTIKPQDLRAWFRGVLANDAGEQAAWDWIRQDWSWLEATVGGDMEFTTYITVIAGIFKTAPRLAEFKAFFEPKLPTPGLTREINMDIKVITTRVALIEAEQVAVNAAVAKVIK; encoded by the coding sequence ATGAAAGAATTAACGCATTTTTATCAAATGTTTCAACCAGAACATTATGATATTTATTTAGATATTAATCGTGAAACGAAACAAATCACTGGTCAGACGGTCATTACTGGTGAAGCCAAGACGAAAGCAATCGCCATTCATCAAAAAGATTTAACCGTTAATACGGTTCAAGCGGATGGTCAAGCAGTACCATTTGCAATTGACGCTAAAGCTGATGCAATTCGGGTTGATTTGGAAAAAGCTGGTCAAACCACGCTAACCATCGACTATACAGCACCTTTAACGGATACCATGATGGGCATCTATCCATCGTATTACGAACTTAATGGTCAAAAACAACAGATTATTGGGACGCAATTTGAGACAAATTCAGCGCGGCAAGCGTTCCCTTGTATTGACGAACCTGAAGCCAAAGCGACGTTTGATTTGGCTATTAAATACGACGAACAACCAGGTGAAACGACCATTAGTAACATGCCAGAAATTAAAGTGGTCGATGGCGTGCACTATTTTGACACCACGTTGCGGATGTCTACTTACTTAGTGGCGTTTGCCTTTGGTGACTTACAACGTAAGTTGACCACTACTAAGAGTGGGGTTAAAGTGGGCGTTTTCGGGACTAAAGCGCATAAGGCAAATGAACTCGACTTTGCTTTAGACATTGCGAAACGATCAATTGAATTTTATGAAGATTTTTATCAAAAACCATATCCACTCCCACACTCATGGCAATTAGCCTTGCCAGACTTTTCAGCTGGTGCCATGGAAAACTGGGGTCTAGTGACTTATCGGGAGGCTTATCTCTTACTTGATCCTGATAACACGGCGCTGGATATGAAGCAACGTGTTGCCACCGTGATTGCGCATGAATTGGCGCATCAATGGTTCGGTGATTTGGTTACCATGAAGTGGTGGGATGACCTCTGGTTAAATGAAAGTTTTGCCAACATGATGGAATATGTCGCCATTGATGCAATTGAACCGGATTGGCATATTTGGGAAACTTTCCAAGCCTCCGATGCACCAGCCGCGTTACAACGAGATGCGACGGACGGGGTGCAATCGGTACACGTGCAAGTTGAAAACCCAGCAGAAATCGATTCCTTATTTGATGCAGCAATTGTGTATGCCAAAGGCGCGCGGATGTTAGTAATGGCCCGGGCCCTAGTAGGTGATGACGCCTTACGTGCCGGCTTGAAACAGTACTTTGAAGCACATCAGTATGGTAATGCCACTGGTGCTGATTTATGGGCGGCACTTGGTCAGGCGTCTGGCATTGATGTCGGGGCGATTATGACTTCGTGGCTCGAACAGCCTGGTTATCCAGTTGTGACAGCAGCGGTGGTTGAGGGGCAATTAACCTTATCACAAACCCAATTCTTTATTGGTGATGGTCAGGATGCTAATCGGCAATGGCAGATTCCATTGAACAGTAATTATGCCGCAGCGCCACAAATTATGGATGCCAGTCACTTAGTATTGGGTGACTATGCTAAATTACGTGCTGAAAATGGACAACCATTCCGCTTAAATGTTGGGAATAACTCACACTTCATCGTGAAATATGATCAAACATTATTAACGGATATTTTAAAACAGGCTAATAGTTGGGATGCAATTTCACAATTACAAGTATTACAGGACCTACGTTTGTTAGCTGAGGGACGCCAAATTTCGTATGCATCAATGGTACCGTTATTGGCACAGTTTGCGAACAGCACCTCAACTTTGGTTAACGTGGCTTTGTACCGGGTTGCTAATGATTTGAAGAAATTCGTTAAACCAGCCTCAACTGAAGCACAACAATTGCAACACTTGTTTGATCAATTGAGTGTAAAACAAGTTGATCGTTTAGGTTGGCAAGCAGCAGCTCAAGAATCTGATGATGATCAATTGACACGACCCGTTGTTTTAAATGCTTCGTTATATGCTGAAAATGCGGGTACCATTTTAGCTGCGCATGAATTATTTGAAGCGAACCAAGGCAAACTCGAAACTTTGCCAGCAGCGGTGCGAGTCTTGGTCTTACGCAATGAAGTCAAAAAATTTGGCAGTTTAGCGTTGTTCAATCAATTATTGGCAACTTATCGGCAAACCTCAGATGCTAGCTTTAAAGCAGATATCTGTGCTGCATTAACTGCCACGACGGATGCGAGCTTGATTGCAAAGCTAATCACAGCCTTTGAAGATGCTGATACGATTAAACCACAAGATTTACGTGCTTGGTTCCGCGGTGTCTTAGCCAATGATGCTGGTGAACAAGCAGCTTGGGACTGGATTCGTCAGGATTGGTCATGGCTAGAAGCGACGGTTGGTGGTGATATGGAATTTACCACTTACATCACGGTCATTGCCGGAATCTTTAAGACTGCGCCACGATTGGCTGAATTTAAAGCGTTCTTCGAACCGAAGTTACCAACGCCAGGCTTAACCCGGGAAATAAATATGGATATTAAAGTAATTACTACCCGGGTTGCGCTAATTGAGGCGGAACAAGTAGCTGTGAATGCGGCTGTTGCTAAGGTGATTAAATAG
- a CDS encoding RluA family pseudouridine synthase, with product MQVDWRHTGEPVSMKHFLTQHGISMRLIKAIKHGEGQFIVNQRVQTGVITVNAGEVAGIRLPDEAADPTVAVSTGPIAVIYADENWLVVNKPAGLTSVPGPSNRTDTLVNRVKGYLLATHAANQKPHLITRLDRDTSGLVLIAKHRIAQSMLTFAPIQATLTKTYLAWVSGQLTPATGTIALPIGREGASPKRMVMTSGQPAVTKYWVLQTTAKMTQVKLQLVTGRTHQIRVHLTALGHPLLGDVLYGGDQTLIDRQALHAATLAFQDPFSDQRLTFTAPLPPELQKLRF from the coding sequence ATGCAAGTTGACTGGCGCCATACTGGCGAGCCCGTTTCTATGAAACATTTTTTGACACAACACGGGATTAGTATGCGACTGATTAAAGCCATAAAACATGGTGAGGGCCAATTCATCGTGAATCAGCGTGTTCAAACCGGTGTAATCACGGTTAATGCAGGCGAGGTTGCCGGGATTCGACTCCCCGATGAGGCTGCTGATCCGACCGTTGCTGTGAGCACCGGTCCCATAGCGGTTATTTATGCGGATGAAAATTGGTTGGTGGTCAATAAACCGGCGGGCTTAACGAGCGTGCCTGGTCCTAGTAATCGCACCGACACTCTAGTTAATCGGGTTAAGGGTTACCTGTTAGCGACGCATGCTGCCAACCAAAAGCCCCATTTAATTACCCGCTTGGATCGAGATACCAGTGGGTTAGTGTTGATTGCGAAACATCGCATTGCGCAGAGCATGTTAACGTTTGCGCCCATTCAGGCGACGTTAACTAAAACTTATTTGGCTTGGGTTAGTGGGCAACTAACGCCAGCGACGGGGACCATTGCGTTACCAATTGGTCGTGAAGGGGCTAGTCCTAAACGAATGGTGATGACTAGTGGTCAACCAGCGGTAACCAAGTATTGGGTTTTACAAACAACTGCTAAGATGACGCAGGTGAAATTACAATTGGTCACTGGGCGGACGCATCAAATTCGAGTGCATCTAACCGCCCTTGGTCATCCGTTATTGGGTGATGTGCTGTATGGTGGCGACCAGACCTTAATCGATCGCCAAGCACTACATGCGGCCACTTTAGCCTTTCAAGATCCCTTTAGTGACCAACGTTTGACGTTTACCGCGCCGTTACCACCTGAGTTACAAAAGTTAAGGTTTTAA
- a CDS encoding DUF4767 domain-containing protein, translated as MKKLWYVSLASTVLLTGCATKNSQQAAKSASSSVTTVKKTTTKTSQSVGKSATGAKKVASTLWNTTKASALSTFMHHWQATMGQTYQGTYDGANPDHLGYIFPKAITSGELAGRVSWGNQPIELTWSQDGENGKSFQIVAVATGGKPKTMFPTSYLFCLHNQRPVVFMSRTTNGDTFYLQDTQNSALQAGFAEIVTGSRPTVQDSATLNADVSAAVQAKPQRWPSNYQGIWYYYEAYTKRVETVENNRISEVKLNYFDTGTPKFLNVLGATQTAGDGEFDYVRYQYYDGRQIPVMMMASGAEMWFDNNAYRDKAIAAQLRGLQFGDETASR; from the coding sequence ATGAAAAAATTATGGTATGTGAGTTTGGCTAGTACAGTGTTATTGACGGGATGTGCCACGAAAAATAGCCAACAGGCGGCTAAAAGTGCCAGTTCGTCGGTGACTACTGTTAAAAAGACAACAACTAAGACTAGCCAATCAGTTGGCAAGTCCGCTACTGGGGCTAAAAAGGTTGCGTCAACGTTATGGAATACGACAAAGGCAAGCGCGTTATCAACGTTTATGCATCATTGGCAAGCCACAATGGGCCAGACTTATCAAGGAACCTACGATGGGGCCAATCCTGATCACCTTGGTTATATCTTCCCAAAAGCGATTACTAGTGGTGAACTAGCAGGTCGCGTCAGTTGGGGCAATCAACCAATTGAGTTAACTTGGTCACAGGACGGGGAGAATGGGAAATCGTTCCAAATTGTGGCCGTTGCTACTGGTGGCAAGCCCAAGACGATGTTTCCAACGTCTTACCTTTTCTGTTTGCATAATCAACGGCCAGTGGTTTTCATGTCACGAACGACTAATGGAGATACATTCTACCTACAAGATACACAAAATAGCGCATTGCAAGCGGGATTCGCTGAAATTGTGACTGGTAGTCGGCCGACGGTGCAAGATAGTGCGACACTAAATGCGGACGTTAGCGCTGCAGTTCAAGCGAAGCCCCAACGTTGGCCTAGCAATTATCAAGGAATTTGGTATTATTATGAAGCTTACACCAAGCGCGTTGAAACGGTCGAAAATAATAGAATCAGTGAAGTTAAATTGAACTATTTTGATACTGGCACACCGAAATTTCTAAATGTATTAGGTGCGACCCAGACGGCGGGGGATGGCGAGTTTGACTATGTTCGTTATCAATACTACGATGGTCGCCAAATTCCAGTGATGATGATGGCGAGTGGTGCAGAGATGTGGTTTGATAATAATGCCTATCGTGATAAAGCGATTGCAGCCCAATTACGTGGCTTACAATTTGGAGATGAAACCGCAAGTCGCTAA
- a CDS encoding helix-turn-helix transcriptional regulator, translating into MANYQKSEASLAASAQLIGIFAEKVRRQIIIALGNSGDGLNVTDITALVNISRPAVSHHLRLMREAGVIAMRSNGVEHIYYLTLAQPLAQLQATFTTLASDFRPVTDQH; encoded by the coding sequence ATGGCTAACTATCAAAAATCAGAGGCATCATTAGCAGCAAGTGCCCAATTAATTGGCATTTTCGCTGAAAAAGTCCGCCGTCAAATTATCATTGCTCTGGGGAACAGTGGTGACGGCTTAAATGTGACTGACATTACTGCTTTAGTCAACATCTCACGACCAGCAGTTTCTCACCACTTACGCCTCATGCGTGAAGCAGGCGTGATCGCCATGCGAAGTAATGGCGTAGAACATATTTATTACCTCACTTTAGCGCAACCATTAGCACAACTACAAGCCACCTTTACCACGCTGGCATCAGATTTCAGACCTGTGACCGATCAACATTAG
- a CDS encoding phage minor capsid protein, which produces MHGEYRYRQYRSLVKVSSHIGCRPSHLQYQDQVYSLDGNTDKYPDFESTTGYGTITGVGGINCRHYTIPYVDGIGAMPVTQQSDEENASIRTVATTA; this is translated from the coding sequence ATGCATGGAGAATATAGATATCGCCAGTATCGCTCGTTAGTGAAGGTTAGTTCTCACATTGGATGTCGACCAAGCCACTTGCAGTATCAAGACCAGGTCTATTCCTTGGACGGTAATACGGACAAGTATCCAGATTTCGAATCAACAACAGGATACGGTACGATTACCGGCGTTGGTGGTATTAATTGCCGTCACTATACAATACCTTATGTTGATGGTATTGGGGCTATGCCTGTGACGCAACAGAGTGATGAGGAGAATGCGTCAATTAGAACAGTCGCAACGACGGCCTGA
- the recQ gene encoding DNA helicase RecQ, which produces MMDLAAAQQVLKTTFGYDEFRPGQKAVIEQVLAGENTLAIMPTGGGKSLCYQIPALLFDGLTVVVSPLISLMKDQVDALNDNGIAATFINSSLDYQAINQRLQALRAGDYTLLYIAPERLDSPQFIRDLGQLPIKLLAIDEAHCISQWGHDFRPSYLALSTAVEQLPSQPQVLALTATATEQVAKDIRHLLKIEPDHEVNTGFARDNLDLAVVKGQDTDRYILDYLAANANEAGIIYASTRKEVTRLAGLLNKHQIKATQYHAGLDDQVRRQNQEDFLYDRVQVMVATNAFGMGIDKSNVRFVIHAQVPGTLEAYYQEAGRAGRDGLPSTAVLMYRAQDAHIQHFFIDESEMDTEHKHRAYQKLQVMSQYANTQGCLQQFILNYFGESSEPCGRCSNCQDEREEQDITTATQKVLSCVVRLHARFGKIVVAQVLTGANNQRVRESHLDDLPTYGIMAGQRQKSVASLIDFLTATGYLQSMGGQYPTLGVTKTGVAVLKGETKVYRKTAQTVERSTPENDALFEQLRTLRRSLAEAQHVPPFVIFSDKTLHSMGEIMPETDAAFLDVKGVGASKLEKYGETFMATIRAFAHQQPATAD; this is translated from the coding sequence GTGATGGACTTAGCGGCGGCACAACAAGTATTAAAAACAACGTTTGGTTATGATGAATTTCGGCCGGGACAAAAAGCGGTCATCGAACAAGTGTTGGCGGGAGAAAACACGTTAGCAATCATGCCAACTGGGGGCGGTAAATCGCTCTGTTATCAGATTCCAGCGTTACTCTTTGACGGATTGACGGTTGTTGTTTCACCGTTGATTTCATTGATGAAAGACCAAGTTGATGCGCTCAATGATAATGGAATTGCAGCCACGTTTATCAATAGTTCGCTGGACTATCAGGCGATTAATCAGCGGTTACAAGCCCTACGAGCAGGCGACTACACCTTACTCTATATTGCACCTGAACGGCTGGATTCACCCCAGTTTATTCGTGATTTAGGCCAGTTACCAATTAAATTATTGGCCATTGATGAGGCCCACTGTATTTCACAATGGGGGCATGATTTTCGACCGAGTTATTTAGCGTTGAGCACTGCCGTTGAGCAATTGCCGAGCCAGCCGCAAGTCTTGGCGTTAACAGCGACAGCAACGGAACAAGTTGCTAAGGATATTCGACACTTATTAAAGATTGAACCAGATCATGAGGTGAACACGGGATTTGCCCGTGATAATTTGGATTTAGCGGTTGTGAAGGGCCAAGATACGGATCGTTATATTTTAGACTATCTGGCTGCTAACGCTAACGAAGCTGGAATTATTTATGCCAGTACTCGGAAAGAAGTCACGCGGTTAGCGGGGTTGTTGAATAAGCATCAGATTAAAGCGACCCAGTATCATGCGGGCTTGGATGACCAAGTGCGACGGCAAAATCAAGAAGATTTCTTGTATGATCGGGTACAAGTGATGGTGGCAACAAATGCGTTTGGCATGGGGATTGATAAAAGCAATGTACGGTTTGTTATTCATGCCCAAGTTCCGGGAACCCTAGAAGCTTACTATCAAGAAGCTGGCCGGGCTGGTCGAGATGGCTTGCCGAGTACGGCGGTCTTAATGTACCGGGCCCAAGATGCACATATTCAGCATTTCTTTATTGATGAGTCCGAAATGGATACGGAACATAAGCATCGCGCCTATCAAAAACTCCAAGTCATGTCACAATATGCCAATACCCAAGGCTGTTTACAACAGTTTATTTTAAACTACTTTGGTGAGTCCTCTGAGCCGTGTGGGCGTTGTAGTAATTGTCAAGATGAACGGGAAGAACAAGACATTACCACGGCCACACAAAAAGTCCTTTCTTGTGTGGTGCGATTACATGCACGGTTTGGCAAAATTGTGGTGGCACAAGTATTAACGGGTGCTAATAATCAACGTGTTCGCGAGTCCCATCTGGATGACTTACCCACCTATGGGATAATGGCCGGTCAACGACAAAAAAGTGTTGCTAGTTTGATTGATTTTTTAACAGCTACTGGGTATTTGCAAAGTATGGGTGGTCAGTATCCGACCTTAGGCGTGACTAAAACAGGCGTCGCCGTGCTTAAAGGCGAAACCAAGGTCTATCGCAAAACAGCGCAAACCGTGGAACGGTCGACGCCTGAAAATGATGCGTTATTTGAACAATTACGGACCTTACGTCGGAGCTTGGCCGAAGCCCAACACGTGCCACCTTTTGTCATTTTTTCAGATAAGACATTGCATTCAATGGGTGAAATTATGCCGGAAACGGATGCGGCCTTTTTGGACGTTAAAGGGGTTGGCGCCAGTAAGCTTGAAAAGTATGGTGAGACTTTCATGGCAACTATTCGGGCTTTTGCACATCAACAACCGGCAACGGCTGATTAA
- the asnA gene encoding aspartate--ammonia ligase, which translates to MHLIIPKSYDPKLSVKETQTAIRYIRETFQDEFGKELNLSRLSAPMFVEKSTGLNDNLNGVETPVSFTMQDLPDQTIEIVHSLAKWKRMALHRYGFELHTGLYTNMNAIRKDEDLDNLHSAYVDQWDWEKVIAKDERNLDTLKQTVKTIFKVIKHMEHEVWYKFPQAVHHLPDEIHFMTTQELEDRYPDMTPKERENAICKKLGAVFLMQIGGELHSGKRHDGRAPDYDDWQLNGDILFWYEPLQIALEVSSMGIRVDAESMARQLKLADAEDRLKFPYHQMILHDELPFTIGGGIGQSRLCMLLLGKAHVGEVQAALWPQTMIDQCEANGIHLL; encoded by the coding sequence ATGCATTTAATTATTCCAAAATCATATGATCCTAAGTTATCAGTTAAAGAAACTCAGACTGCCATTCGTTACATTCGTGAAACTTTCCAAGATGAATTCGGTAAAGAACTCAACTTATCACGTTTGTCAGCGCCAATGTTTGTTGAAAAATCAACCGGGCTAAACGATAATTTAAACGGCGTTGAAACCCCTGTTTCCTTTACAATGCAAGACTTACCCGATCAAACGATTGAAATCGTGCATTCATTAGCCAAATGGAAACGGATGGCCTTACATCGTTATGGCTTTGAATTACACACTGGCCTCTATACCAACATGAACGCCATTCGTAAAGACGAAGATTTAGACAACCTTCATTCGGCTTATGTCGACCAATGGGATTGGGAAAAAGTTATCGCCAAAGATGAACGTAACTTAGATACCCTGAAGCAAACTGTCAAAACCATTTTCAAAGTCATTAAGCATATGGAACACGAAGTTTGGTACAAGTTCCCACAAGCGGTGCACCATTTACCAGACGAAATTCACTTCATGACCACCCAAGAATTGGAAGACCGCTATCCAGATATGACCCCGAAAGAACGGGAAAATGCCATCTGTAAAAAACTCGGGGCCGTCTTCTTAATGCAAATTGGTGGTGAACTTCACAGCGGTAAGCGCCATGATGGCCGCGCCCCAGACTACGATGACTGGCAATTAAACGGCGACATTTTATTCTGGTACGAACCATTACAAATCGCTCTCGAAGTTTCTAGCATGGGTATTCGGGTAGATGCCGAATCAATGGCCCGTCAACTTAAGTTAGCGGATGCTGAAGATCGTCTCAAGTTCCCCTATCACCAAATGATTTTACATGATGAACTTCCCTTCACCATCGGTGGCGGTATTGGACAATCACGCCTTTGCATGTTGTTATTAGGCAAAGCGCATGTTGGTGAAGTGCAAGCGGCTTTATGGCCACAAACCATGATTGACCAATGCGAAGCTAACGGGATTCACTTACTTTAA
- a CDS encoding C69 family dipeptidase, producing MTKRIKGSCTTILVGKKASIDGSTIISRNDDGHEALDPERLVVVNPADQPRHYQAVLSKFNMDLPANPLRYTSIPNSILTNGTWPAAGINSENIAMSATETITTNSRVLGLDPFVTDGIGEEDLVTLVLPYIHSAKEGVERLGNLLKTYGTYEPNGIAFSDNNEIWWLETIGGHHWAAKRIPDDAYVVAPNRMNIDAFDFSTADTMASADLEQFINDNDLNPDFDHYNLRHIFGSATIKDTVYNNPRAWFGQKYFTPAVEQDPMAQDLPFICHANRKISIEDVKFVLSSHYENTKYDVYGSGTEADKTLFRPIGINRNHDVHILQIRNHVPAEIAGIHWLAFGANTFNTVVPFYSNVTDTPASYKDADGTFNLNNMYWLSCTTALLGDTNYDFYVDMRNSFDLNAMSAYRQIQHTTDAGLSRQTKIQTYLAAANQQLADESMRRQTKLLGDMVIAGSEQMKLRYNLND from the coding sequence ATGACAAAACGTATTAAAGGTTCTTGTACCACCATTCTCGTTGGTAAAAAGGCCTCAATCGATGGATCAACCATTATTTCTCGTAATGATGATGGTCACGAAGCTTTAGATCCCGAACGATTAGTAGTCGTTAATCCTGCTGATCAACCCCGCCACTATCAAGCAGTCTTAAGCAAATTCAACATGGATTTACCAGCCAATCCGTTGCGGTACACGTCGATTCCTAACTCAATTCTCACTAATGGGACTTGGCCAGCAGCCGGGATTAATAGTGAAAATATCGCAATGTCTGCAACTGAAACCATTACGACTAACTCACGCGTTTTAGGCCTTGATCCATTCGTTACCGATGGTATTGGTGAAGAGGACTTGGTCACTCTAGTCTTGCCTTATATTCATAGTGCAAAGGAAGGGGTCGAACGCCTAGGCAACCTCTTAAAAACCTATGGGACTTATGAACCTAATGGGATTGCGTTCTCTGATAACAACGAAATTTGGTGGTTAGAAACCATTGGTGGGCACCATTGGGCTGCCAAACGAATTCCTGATGACGCTTACGTAGTTGCACCTAACCGGATGAACATCGATGCCTTTGATTTCAGCACTGCAGACACTATGGCTTCTGCTGATTTAGAACAGTTCATCAATGATAATGATCTTAATCCAGACTTTGATCACTACAACTTACGCCACATCTTTGGTAGCGCAACGATTAAAGACACTGTTTACAATAATCCGCGTGCTTGGTTTGGTCAAAAATACTTCACGCCAGCAGTTGAACAAGACCCGATGGCCCAAGATTTACCTTTTATTTGTCATGCTAATCGGAAAATTTCGATTGAAGACGTTAAGTTCGTTTTGAGCTCGCACTACGAAAATACGAAATACGATGTTTACGGTAGTGGTACCGAAGCAGATAAGACCTTGTTCCGACCAATTGGGATTAATCGTAATCATGATGTGCATATTTTGCAGATTCGGAATCATGTCCCCGCTGAAATTGCTGGGATTCATTGGCTCGCATTTGGTGCCAATACGTTTAATACCGTCGTTCCTTTTTATTCAAATGTCACCGATACCCCTGCTAGCTATAAAGATGCGGATGGTACCTTTAACTTGAATAATATGTACTGGTTAAGCTGTACCACTGCCTTATTAGGCGATACCAACTACGATTTTTACGTTGATATGCGGAATAGCTTTGACTTAAACGCCATGAGCGCTTATCGTCAGATTCAACACACCACCGATGCTGGTTTAAGCCGACAGACTAAGATTCAAACCTATTTAGCCGCTGCTAACCAACAACTAGCTGATGAATCGATGCGCCGCCAAACCAAATTATTAGGTGATATGGTCATTGCAGGTTCCGAACAAATGAAATTACGCTATAATCTCAATGATTAA
- a CDS encoding helix-turn-helix domain-containing protein: protein MARGRRATYTERIEIVQYTLAHDNNYQQAADKFKVSYSQVYTWVRKYQQAGADGLVDHRGRPKQSK from the coding sequence ATGGCACGTGGACGGCGAGCGACATATACTGAAAGAATTGAGATTGTTCAATATACGTTAGCGCATGATAATAATTATCAGCAGGCCGCTGATAAGTTTAAAGTATCCTATTCGCAAGTGTATACTTGGGTCCGGAAATATCAGCAAGCGGGTGCCGACGGTTTGGTTGATCATCGTGGTCGGCCGAAACAGTCAAAATAA